From the genome of Natrinema marinum:
TTCGCGAGCCTCTTTGGCACGCACGACCAGCGCGAGGGAATGGCGGCGTTCGTCGAGGACCGGGAACCCGACTTCGAGTAGAAAGCGTTAGTCGGCGACGCGCCACGTCAGGAGGACGCCGCCGTCGAGCCGGTCGACCTCCGCGAGTTCGAGCGACGGGAACTCCGCGACGAATCCGTCGCCGTCGGCCAGCGTCGGCGCGTCGCGGCCGCCGATGAGTTTCGGGCCGACGAAGACGCGCAGTTCGTCGACCAGCCCGGCCTCGAACAGCGAGAAGATGAGTTCGCCGCCGCCTTCGACCATGATCCGCTCGAGGCCCTGTTCTTGCAGCGCCGCGAACGCCGGGAGGAGGTCGACCCGCTCGTCGCCCGCCGTGATCAGTGCCGCGCGGTCGGCGAGGGCCGCGCGTCGGTCGACGGATGCGGCCTCGCTCAGACAGAGGTACGTCGTCGCCGCGTCGTCGAGGACGGCGGCGTCGGTCGGCGTGCGGCCGCTCGAGTCGACGACGACCCGCGCCGGATTTTCGGGCCGATCGTTCTTGCGGCGCTTGGCACGCAGTGTCTCGTCTTTGACCGTCAGGTGGGGATCGTCGGCGAGGACGGTGCCGACGCCGACGACGACGGCGTCGCTGTCGGCCCGGAGCCGATCGACCCGCGCGAAGTCCTCCGCGCCGCTGATGGCGATCTGCTCGCGCCGACGCGAGGAGAGTTTGCCGTCCGCGCTCGCGGCGGCGTTGACGACGACGTGCATACCTCTGCCTGGGTCGCCTGCCCTAAAGAACTCCGGTGTCTCGGTGCGTGCGAGCCGAGTATTGCGCGCCGGCCGGATCGCGTAGCCGGTTCCGCGGACTATACGCTGCTATATAGGACGGTATAGCGAACATATAAACGACTTATCCCGTCTTCCCAAATAGTCCCGACGCATAACACGTGACGATCGATACCCCCGCGTCCGACGATCCGGTACCGCTCGACCATCGGCAGCTCTCCCTCGAGAGCCGAGGCGACGTCTACGTGGTCGGCGACGTCCACGGCTGTCCCGACGCCCTCGAGGCGCTGCTCGACCGGCTCGATCTCGGCGGGAACGATCTCGTCGTGTTCGTCGGCGATCTGGTGCGAAAGGGGCCCGACAGCAAGGCCGTGCTCGACCGCGTCAGGCGGTCGTCGCGGCTGATTTCGGTCCGCGGAAACAACGAGCGGAAGCTGATCGAGGGCGAGGCCTCGCTGCCGGCGCTCGACGCGGTGGACTTACAGTACCTCGAGTCGCTGCCGACGGCGATCGCCTGGGATGGCGGGCTCGTCGTCCACGGCGGCGTCGATCCGAGCCGGCCGCTGTCGGCTCACGCTGACGACGAGGTGCTCACGATGCGCTCGCCGAACGGGGACGGCTACGACGGCCCGTTCTGGTTCGAGAGCTACGAGGGACCGCCGCGGGTCTTCTTCGGTCACACCGTGCTCGCCGAACCGGTCGATCGGGAGTGGGCGGTCGGCCTCGACACCGGCTGCGTCTACGGCGGCCGTCTCACGGCCTACGACGTTCGCCGGGATCGGTTCCTGAGCGTTCCGGGTGCCGACCACGAGGAACGCTCGTCGGAGAAGATCGTCGCGCTCGAGGACTGAATCGGGGGATTCCGAATGGACGAACGAGACTCGACAGCGACCGACGAGGAGCCAGTGGTACCGGACGACGGAGAAGACGACGTGGCGGCCGACGAGGAGGCGACGTTCGCGTTCCAGTCCGGGTCCGACGACGAGTCCAGCCCCGAAGGCCGAGACGGCGCGACCGAGCGGCCAGCCACGACGGACGCCGACGCTGCCGCTCGCACCGGACGGTCCGACGGACTCGACGAGAGCGAGTTTGATCCTCCGGTCGACGCGGTGGCGGACCCCGAGACGATCGATCTGCCGGTCGTCGCCGCGGACGACTCGCGCCCGGCGACGGACGAGATCGACCTTTCGGATCCGTCGTACTATCTGAACCGCGAACTCAGCGAACTCGCCTTCCAGCGGCGCGTCCTCCACGAGGTACTGGACGAGGAGAACCCGCTCCTGGAGCGCGTGAAGTTCCTCGCGATCGTCACGACGAACGTAGACGAGTTCTTCCGCAAGCGCGTCGGCGGGTTGAAACAGGGGATCGCGGCCGGCGTCACCGAGGAGACGCCGGACGGCCGCACGCCCCGCGAGCAGTGGGAGGAAGTTCTGGAGGAGGCCCGTCCGCTGCTCGAGCGCCAGGCCGAGTGTTACCGCGAGGAGATCAGACCGGCACTGTCCGACGCCGGGATCGAGATCGTCGACTACGACGATCTCGCGGACACAGAGTGCCGGAAGCTCCGCGAGTACTTCGAGAACTCCGTTCTGCCGACGCTGACTCCGCTGACGTTCGACCCAGCCCATCCGTTCCCATTCATTTCGAACCAGAGCCTCTCGCTCGCGGTCCTCACCCGAGAGCGGCCCGGCGCGGAGCTGACCTTCTCGCGGGTGAAGATCCCGCGCAACCAGCTCCGGTTCGTCCAACTGGGCGACGACACGCGGTACGTCCTCCTCGAGGACGTCGTCCGGGCGAACCTCGATCTGCTCTTTCCCGATGTCGAGGTGGTCGACACCGCCCTGTTCCGGGTGACGCGCAACGCCGAGGTCCGGCGCAACGAGGAGGTCGCCGAGGACCTGATCGAGATGATCGAGGAGGTCATCGAGGAGCGACGGTTCGCGACCGCCGTCCGCCTCGAGATCGAACCCGACGCACCCGAGAAGATCCTCGAGATCCTCATGCGCGAACTCGACCTCGACGACAGAGAGGTATTCCGCCTCGGCGGGCCGCTCGATTACCGCGACTTCGCCGACCTGACCGACCTCGATCGGCCCGAACTCAAGCTCCCCGAGTGGTCCCCACAGCCCCACCCGCGGCTGGGCCGGCGTGATGCGGACGGCCGGAACGTGTTCGACGTGATCAGCGAGGGCGACGTGCTCGTCCACCACCCCTATCACTCCTTCGACGGGACCGTCCAGCGCTTTCTCGACGCCGCGGCGAACGATCCGGACGTGCTCGCGATCAAGGCGGCGATCTACCGGACCGCAAGCGACTCACAGGTCATCGAGAGCTTGCTCGAGGCCGCACGAAACGGCAAACAGGTCGCCGTCATGGTCGAACTCAAAGCTCGCTTCGACGAGGAGAACAACCTCGAGTGGGCGAAAAAACTCGAAGAGGAGGGGATCCACGTCGCCTACGGGACGATCGGCTACAAGACCCACACGAAGACCTCGCTGGTCGTCCGCGAAGAAGACGACGGCGTCCAACTTTACTCGCACGTGGGAACCGGCAACTACCACTCCGAGACCGCGAAGCGCTACGAGGATCTCGGTTTACTGACCGCCGACAGCGATGTCGGTCAGGACCTCGTCAGGCTATTCAACTACTTCACGGGCCACTCGATGTACCGCGACTATCGAAAGCTGCTCATCGCGCCGGGGAACATGCGCGATCGGTTCGTCGAACTCATCCGCGCCGAAGCAGAGCGTGCGCGAAACGGCGAGGAGGCGCGTATCGTCGCCAAGATGAACCGGCTCGAGGACCCCGCGATCGTCCGCGAACTCTACGAGGCGTCGATGGCCGGCGTCGACATCGACCTCGTCGTGCGGGACATCTGCCGACTCCGGCCCGGCCTCGAGGGTGTCAGCGAGACGATCGATGTCTACAGCGTCGTCGGTCGCTTCCTCGAGCACTCGCGGATCTTCTACTTCCGGGCGGGCGGCGAGGACCGCTACTACATCGGGTCTGCCGACTGGATGACCCGTAACCTCGACAATCGGGTCGAAGCGATCGCGCCGATCGAGGAGCCGCGACTCCAGCGCCGCCTCGAGGGGATCCTCGAGACGCTGCTCGCCGACGATCGGAACAGGTGGGTGATGCGGTCGGACGGAACGTACGACCGGTGTCGAGCGGAAGGCGGCTCGTCGACCGACGTTCACGAGACGCTGATGCGGGCCGCGCTGAGCGACAGCGATCTCTGGGGGTGAGCGGGCGGTCGACCGCCGTCCCGATTGATACCCCATCGTTCGGCAGGAAACGTCCGACCGGCGACCCCCTCGTACGGAGGCCCCAGCACTGGTATGGATCGCTCAATATCACAATTAGCAGCGGCTTAGTACGCGTCGTGGGTGGCTCCACGTACGCGACCCGAAACTCATGAACGGATCCACCGGCGGTTACGACGATCGGTCCACCCGACAACGACTGGCAGCGGCCACGCAGTACGCAGGCGACGACGTCGCCCTCGAGTCGGTCGTGGTGCAGTACGAGAACCGGCCCGACCGCTGTACGGTCGTCCCCCGAGAGTGCTCCGAAGCGGAGCGGGTGACTACCTGGCTGTCGGCTGACGTGGGCGCGTTCGTCGATCTCGAGGACGCTCGATAGGCGGGTTCGACGGTCCGACCAGGCGGTGGCTGTCGTCCGATCGCTGGTCGACGCTGCGGTAGAGACAGAGACTTTCGCCAACTATATAGATATATGTTTGGTAACAGTTATCGATTGAGCATTACGAACAGATGGATACCGAAAATGCCCATAAAACGGACATAGGGGTACCAAGGAGGACGATCTGTATCTCTCTATAGACTAGTGGATTTATATTGTTGCAGTAGGAATCGGGGCGCATGGAGACGCGAAAGGTTCAGGTGACGGGCGGGTCGACGTTTACTGTCTCGCTCCCGAAGACGTGGGCGACCGAAAACGACGTCAGCAGCGGGACGACGGTCGAATTCTATCCAGAAGGGGACGAACTTCTCCTGACACCCGAGCGCGATACGCGACGCCAGAAGGGAACGCTGGACGTCTCGGGACTCGCGGACGAACAGCTGACACGGGCTGTGATGACGATGTACGTCAGCGGCTTCGACATCATCCGCCTCGAGGCCGGTCGTATCACGACCGAGCAACGCAGCGCCATTCGCGATGCGACCCAGCGGCTCGTCGGCGTCGAGGTGTTAGAGGAGACCAGCGACAGCGTGGTCATTCAGGACTTACTCGACTCTTCCGAGCTGTCGATCGTCAACGCCGTCACGCGCATGCGCCTGATCGCCCAATCGATGCTCGAGGACGCGGTGACGGCGCTGATCGAGAACGACGACGACATCGCACAAGACGTGATCGAGCGCGACGACGACGTCGACCGCCTCTGGCTCGTCGTCTCGCGGATCTTCCGCGCGACGTTGCGCTCACCGCGGGCCGTCGAAGAGTTGGGCGTCTCCCGCGAGGACTGTTTCGACTTTCACTCCAGTGCCCGCCAGCTCGAGCGGATCGCCGACCACGCCGTCAAGATCAGCGATATCGCGCTCAAACTCGACGACCTCCCCGCCGATGTCGCAGACGCTATCCACGGACTCCACGCCGAAGCCGCGACCGTCTTCGAGGGCTCGATGGACGCGCTGTTCGCCGACGACGCCGACGAGGCCAACCGACTCGGCCACGACGCCCTTGCAGCCGTCCTCGAGATCGACGAACACACCCGACGGATCGACGACATACTCCGCGACTTAGAGCCGGCACAGGCACAATCGCTGGGGCTGATCGTCGACTCGCTGTCCCGGAGCGCCGACTACGGCGGGAACATCGCCGAGACGGCGTTGCAGAAGGCCGCTCCCCGTCCCTGATCTTCCGCTGCTCCCGAACGTTCAGACAAGCTAAGTACTTCCGCTCGAGACGGCCGCTGTGACTAGCGAACGGACGAACAGACGGTCCGTCCTCGGGCTGGTAGGGGGCAGCGTTACAGTATCGATCGCCGGCTGCACGACGCTGACGGGTTCCGATGATCCGGTCGTCGAAAGCGGTCCCGGCGACGGACCTGACGACGGCGAGACGGAAGGCACGGGCGTCGATAGGACCGCCACCGAGTGGCCGACAGTCCAGTACGACGCGGCGAACACGGGCACCGCCGGTACCGGCGGAGGCCCCCGCGCTTCCGCGACAGTCCGCGGCTCGCACACCGCCGGAGACGAGATCGCCGCCGAACCGGCTATCGGCGACGGCGTCGCGTACGTCGGGAGCCTGGACGGCTCGCTCTACGCTATCTCGCTCGCGGACGGGAGCCTCGAGTGGTCCGTCGACACCGGCGGCGGGATCTCGACGCCGCCGGCAGTCGTCGACGGAACGGTCTTCGTCGGAACCGGAGCCGGATCGCTCCAGGCGGTCGACGCGATCACCGGTGATCCCGTGTGGATGGTCGAGCTACCAGCGCCAACTCGAGCGGGTCCCGTGCTCGCCGACGGGACGCTGTACGTCGGCTGTGGCGACGACCGGCTGTACGCGCGGTCATCGACCGATGGCTCCGAACTGTGGTCGTTCCGAACCGCGGGGCCGGTGGCAGGAGGGCCGACGGTCGCCGACGGGACCGTCTACATCCAGAGTCACGACGACTACGTTTACGCGATCGACACCGCCGATCGATCCGAGCGCTGGAAATTCCGGGTCGAGAACGGCGGCGGGCCGAACGCACCGACGGTGGTCGACGGCACGGTCTACGTCGGGGACAACAACGGCACGCTCTACGCACTCGAGGCCGCGACCGGCGACGAGCTGTGGACCGCGACGGCCACCGCGACCGTTCGGACGCCGGCCGTCGTCGGCGACACCGTCTACACGCGGGGGAGCCTGATCCGAGCGTTCGACGCAGCGACCGGCGAACGCCGCTGGCAGGCGGACGTCGGCCGCGTCGGCGGGTCGCCGACCGTCGCGGACGGCGTCCTCTACGTCGGCACCTGGGACGCGATGGTCCACGCGCTCGACATCGAAGACGGCTCGAACCGCTGGACGCACGACGCCGAGTACGAGGTCTCGAGGTCGGTGGCTGTGGCCGACGGGACGCTCGTCTACGGCGACGACTACGGTAACATCGTCGTGCTCGGGGGGTCGTAACTAGCGACGAGTGAAAACGAAACCGCGGTCGAAACCAGTTACTCGACGAGGACGGCGTTGACCTGCCCGGTCTGGCCGGGACGAGACGTGACGCGAGCCTGCCCTTCGGAGGTCTCGATGACGGCGCCCTTCGTGATGATGTTCCGGCGGACGTAGTTCGGGTTGGCGTCGTTCTCGACGACGTCTTCGATCTCCGCGGAGACCGTTTCGTCGCCCTTGTTGACGCTCGCGACGTCCGTCGAGAGCGCGCGGGTCTTCGTGCCGTTGCCCCGAACGTCGACGGTCCGGAAGCGCGGCTCGCCGACCTCAGTCTCCGTCGGCAGTCGGCCGAGTTCGTCCTTGCGGCGCTTTCGAACGTTCTTCAATCGACCACCGGTTCGCTTGCGCGTAGAGCGTCCCTGATCTTGCATATCCGACCACACTGCCGGCGCGTACTTGAATGCACTCTTTCCGAGCGGCGTGTTTCATGTCCACGAGCAACGCACCGAACTCGAGCGAGCCGTCACTGGTGGGGTCGATCGTGGCACCACGCTCGAGGCCCGGATCGGCGTTCCCTAGCGCTCCGAATCGGCTCGTTCGTCCGGCACTAAACAGTAGGCCTGGCCGGGTTCCTCGAGCACCGTCTCCTCGTCCTCGTCGTAGTAGTTCGAGAAGACGCCGCGTTCGGCGTAGTAGATCCGATCGCCGCGCGGGATCGCACCGCCCGTGACGTGGCCGCGGTTTTCGACACGCCAGCGCCGGTCGCCGGTCTCCCTGTCGAGGGCGTAGAGGTGGGCATCGTAGGAACCGACGAGGATCGACTCGGCGGTAGCCGTGATCGAGCCGATGACGCGCCCACCGACATCGGTCGCCCACAGCACGTCGCCGCTCGCGGCGTCTAACGCACGAACGTAGTGGTCGTCGCCGCCCATGTAAACGATTCCCGAGTCGGGGTCGATCGCCGGATTCGACATGACGACGTTACCCGTGTCGAGCGACCACTCCTCGCTGCCGTCCGAGAGGTCGAGCCGGTAGAATCGGCCGTCCCACGAGCCGACGAACGCCGCGCCGTCGTAGACCGGGATCGTCCCCTTGATCTGCGCGCCGAGGCGAAAGCGGCCGCCCGCCATCGGGTCGCCGTCGGGACCGCCCTCGCCGCCCGCCTGAAACGACCACGCGAACTCGAGGCTCGGGAACTCCCAGCAGTAGACGACGCCGTCGTTCGAGCCGGTGACGAGCCGGCCGGTCTCGCAGTCGATCGCGGGCGAGGGGTGGGGCATTCCCCAGAGGCGGTCGTCGCTCCAGGTCGGGTTTCCGGTGGCGGCGTCGACCTCCCAGAGCACGCCGCTGGCGGGGTTCTTGTGCTCGGTGAGCACGTACAGCGAGCCATCGACGTACGCCGGACTCGAGCCGATCGCGATCGCGTCGCCGAAATCGCGGGTCCGGGTGTGCCAGACGATGTCGCCGGTCGGGATATCGACGGCGTAGAGTTCGCCGTCGTAGCCGCCGATGTAAGCGGTGTCGCCGACGATCGCCGGCGTTCCGTGGAAGCCGAGGCTCCGGCCGGCACCCGTCTCGAGTCGCCACCTGTGCTCGCCGGTCGGCGTGACGGCGTGGATGATCCCCGTATCGCCGGCGATGAGGATCGTCTCGCCGTCGGGCGTCGGCCGGGGCGTCGACTTGGCCGCGGTGTGGCCGATGCGGTTGACCGGGAACGACCACGCCTTGCGGACCGCGTCGGGAACGGTCTCGTCGGGGTAGTAGCCGTACCGTCGCAAGCCCCGGCGGAACATCGAGATCTCGTCGTCGGCCGGGAGCGGGACGTAGCCGGCCGCGGTTTCGGCTGCGGTCGCGACGGGTCCGCAGTCCGGCGGCGCTCGGTACTGAC
Proteins encoded in this window:
- a CDS encoding 2,5-diamino-6-(ribosylamino)-4(3H)-pyrimidinone 5'-phosphate reductase is translated as MHVVVNAAASADGKLSSRRREQIAISGAEDFARVDRLRADSDAVVVGVGTVLADDPHLTVKDETLRAKRRKNDRPENPARVVVDSSGRTPTDAAVLDDAATTYLCLSEAASVDRRAALADRAALITAGDERVDLLPAFAALQEQGLERIMVEGGGELIFSLFEAGLVDELRVFVGPKLIGGRDAPTLADGDGFVAEFPSLELAEVDRLDGGVLLTWRVAD
- a CDS encoding metallophosphoesterase family protein; this translates as MTIDTPASDDPVPLDHRQLSLESRGDVYVVGDVHGCPDALEALLDRLDLGGNDLVVFVGDLVRKGPDSKAVLDRVRRSSRLISVRGNNERKLIEGEASLPALDAVDLQYLESLPTAIAWDGGLVVHGGVDPSRPLSAHADDEVLTMRSPNGDGYDGPFWFESYEGPPRVFFGHTVLAEPVDREWAVGLDTGCVYGGRLTAYDVRRDRFLSVPGADHEERSSEKIVALED
- the ppk1 gene encoding polyphosphate kinase 1 — its product is MDERDSTATDEEPVVPDDGEDDVAADEEATFAFQSGSDDESSPEGRDGATERPATTDADAAARTGRSDGLDESEFDPPVDAVADPETIDLPVVAADDSRPATDEIDLSDPSYYLNRELSELAFQRRVLHEVLDEENPLLERVKFLAIVTTNVDEFFRKRVGGLKQGIAAGVTEETPDGRTPREQWEEVLEEARPLLERQAECYREEIRPALSDAGIEIVDYDDLADTECRKLREYFENSVLPTLTPLTFDPAHPFPFISNQSLSLAVLTRERPGAELTFSRVKIPRNQLRFVQLGDDTRYVLLEDVVRANLDLLFPDVEVVDTALFRVTRNAEVRRNEEVAEDLIEMIEEVIEERRFATAVRLEIEPDAPEKILEILMRELDLDDREVFRLGGPLDYRDFADLTDLDRPELKLPEWSPQPHPRLGRRDADGRNVFDVISEGDVLVHHPYHSFDGTVQRFLDAAANDPDVLAIKAAIYRTASDSQVIESLLEAARNGKQVAVMVELKARFDEENNLEWAKKLEEEGIHVAYGTIGYKTHTKTSLVVREEDDGVQLYSHVGTGNYHSETAKRYEDLGLLTADSDVGQDLVRLFNYFTGHSMYRDYRKLLIAPGNMRDRFVELIRAEAERARNGEEARIVAKMNRLEDPAIVRELYEASMAGVDIDLVVRDICRLRPGLEGVSETIDVYSVVGRFLEHSRIFYFRAGGEDRYYIGSADWMTRNLDNRVEAIAPIEEPRLQRRLEGILETLLADDRNRWVMRSDGTYDRCRAEGGSSTDVHETLMRAALSDSDLWG
- a CDS encoding DUF7511 domain-containing protein yields the protein MNGSTGGYDDRSTRQRLAAATQYAGDDVALESVVVQYENRPDRCTVVPRECSEAERVTTWLSADVGAFVDLEDAR
- a CDS encoding phosphate uptake regulator PhoU, giving the protein METRKVQVTGGSTFTVSLPKTWATENDVSSGTTVEFYPEGDELLLTPERDTRRQKGTLDVSGLADEQLTRAVMTMYVSGFDIIRLEAGRITTEQRSAIRDATQRLVGVEVLEETSDSVVIQDLLDSSELSIVNAVTRMRLIAQSMLEDAVTALIENDDDIAQDVIERDDDVDRLWLVVSRIFRATLRSPRAVEELGVSREDCFDFHSSARQLERIADHAVKISDIALKLDDLPADVADAIHGLHAEAATVFEGSMDALFADDADEANRLGHDALAAVLEIDEHTRRIDDILRDLEPAQAQSLGLIVDSLSRSADYGGNIAETALQKAAPRP
- a CDS encoding PQQ-binding-like beta-propeller repeat protein, whose translation is MTSERTNRRSVLGLVGGSVTVSIAGCTTLTGSDDPVVESGPGDGPDDGETEGTGVDRTATEWPTVQYDAANTGTAGTGGGPRASATVRGSHTAGDEIAAEPAIGDGVAYVGSLDGSLYAISLADGSLEWSVDTGGGISTPPAVVDGTVFVGTGAGSLQAVDAITGDPVWMVELPAPTRAGPVLADGTLYVGCGDDRLYARSSTDGSELWSFRTAGPVAGGPTVADGTVYIQSHDDYVYAIDTADRSERWKFRVENGGGPNAPTVVDGTVYVGDNNGTLYALEAATGDELWTATATATVRTPAVVGDTVYTRGSLIRAFDAATGERRWQADVGRVGGSPTVADGVLYVGTWDAMVHALDIEDGSNRWTHDAEYEVSRSVAVADGTLVYGDDYGNIVVLGGS
- a CDS encoding 30S ribosomal protein S8e — its product is MQDQGRSTRKRTGGRLKNVRKRRKDELGRLPTETEVGEPRFRTVDVRGNGTKTRALSTDVASVNKGDETVSAEIEDVVENDANPNYVRRNIITKGAVIETSEGQARVTSRPGQTGQVNAVLVE
- a CDS encoding PQQ-binding-like beta-propeller repeat protein, encoding MSEPAAPRDGDAGRDARSDRHADDAAANRVRSESDRDRSGAGGARVTRRTLLGAAATGGAVGLAGCTARQYRAPPDCGPVATAAETAAGYVPLPADDEISMFRRGLRRYGYYPDETVPDAVRKAWSFPVNRIGHTAAKSTPRPTPDGETILIAGDTGIIHAVTPTGEHRWRLETGAGRSLGFHGTPAIVGDTAYIGGYDGELYAVDIPTGDIVWHTRTRDFGDAIAIGSSPAYVDGSLYVLTEHKNPASGVLWEVDAATGNPTWSDDRLWGMPHPSPAIDCETGRLVTGSNDGVVYCWEFPSLEFAWSFQAGGEGGPDGDPMAGGRFRLGAQIKGTIPVYDGAAFVGSWDGRFYRLDLSDGSEEWSLDTGNVVMSNPAIDPDSGIVYMGGDDHYVRALDAASGDVLWATDVGGRVIGSITATAESILVGSYDAHLYALDRETGDRRWRVENRGHVTGGAIPRGDRIYYAERGVFSNYYDEDEETVLEEPGQAYCLVPDERADSER